In Humulus lupulus chromosome 7, drHumLupu1.1, whole genome shotgun sequence, the following are encoded in one genomic region:
- the LOC133791557 gene encoding uncharacterized protein LOC133791557, with protein sequence MDKDLKRKLELPFFGRKKANNDANAKTSKEEFNLGDLPTDLGLRIPILDYNPNIRDQVRRHYMQMGPCQPRHHDFPKKKCGQAFRIFNPDWFDDYNWLEYSIEKDAVFCLWCYLFRPTGGKKLGNQSFVIEGFSNWRKIERLSTHVGHVGSKHNQARRNCEALMNQKQHIETIISKQSSQVKKEYRTRLETSVMCVRYLLRQGLAFRGHDESLDSTNQGNFLELLRFAAYFNDDVRIATLKNAPENLKLTSPDIQKDISNAAAVETTNIIIKDIGDSLFSILVDESRDISTKEQMAIVLRYVDKNGHVIERFIGIEHVPNTTALSLKAAIDKLFSRYGLSISRLRGQGYDGASNMQDNQIKIVAEALENGEISRGRGLNQNTSLKRSGDTRWGSHYGTLMSLITMFSSTIKVIETIVEDGSSEQRFEAKNLLETMQSFDFIFSLHLMRTILGVTNELSRALQREDQDILNAMCLVKICKQQL encoded by the exons atggataaagatttgAAAAGAAAATTAGAGCTTCCATTTTTTGGAAGAAAAAAAGCAAACAATGATGCAAATGCAAAGACAAGTAAAGAAGAATTCAATCTTGGAGATCTTCCTACTGATCTAGGTTTAAGGATCCCAATTTTGGATTATAATCCAAATATTCGAGACCAAGTTAGAAGACATTATATGCAAATGGGTCCTTGTCAACCTCGACATCATGATTTTCCCAAGAAAAAATGTGGACAAGCATTTAGAATATTTAATCCTGATTGGTTTGATGATTATAATTGGTTGGAATATAGCATAGAAAAAGATGCTGTATTTTGTTTGTGGTGTTATCTTTTCAGACCAACCGGTGGTAAAAAGTTGGGCAACCAATCTTTTGTTATTGAAGGGTTTTCAAATTGGAGAAAGATAGAAAGATTGAGTACTCATGTTGGACATGTTGGTAGCAAGCACAACCAAGCTCGTAGAAACTGTGAAGCCTTGATGAACCAAAAGCAACATATTGAAACTATTATTTCTAAGCAGTCAAGTCAAGTTAAAAAAGAATATCGAACCCGGTTGGAAACATCTGTGATGTGTGTACGGTATCTTTTACGACAAGGACTTGCCTTTCGTGGCCATGATGAATCTCTAGACTCAACAAATCAGGGTAACTTCCTAGAGCTTTTACGATTTGCAGCTTATTTTAATGATGATGTTAGAATTGCTACACTAAAAAATGCTCCTGAAAATCTGAAATTAACATCACCCGATATTCAGAAAGACATCAGTAATGCTGCCGCAGTTGAAACTACCAATATTATTATCAAAGATATTGGAGATTCTCTTTTCTCTATTTTAGTTGATGAATCTCGTGATATATCAACAAAGGAGCAAATGGCTATTGTGTTGCGCTATGTGGACAAGAATGGTCATGTGATTGAACGCTTTATAGGCATTGAACATGTTCCTAACACTACTGCTTTGTCTCTTAAGGCTGCAATTGATAAACTATTTTCAAGATATGGGTTGAGTATATCAAGACTAAGAGGACAAGGTTATGATGGAGCAAGTAATATGCAAG ATAATCAGATTAAAATAGTTGCGGAAGCACTTGAAAATGGTGAGATTTCAAGGGGACGTGGTTTGAATCAAAATACTTCTCTTAAACGCTCTGGAGACACACGTTGGGGTTCACATTATGGTACGTTAATGAGCTTGATTACTATGTTTTCATCTACAATTAAAGTTATTGAAACAATTGTTGAAGATGGATCAAGTGAACAAAGATTTGAAGCAAAGAATTTGTTGGAAACGATGCAATCATTTGATTTTATATTTAGTCTCCATTTAATGAGAACCATATTGGGTGTTACAAATGAGTTGTCAAGAGCACTACAAAGGGAGGATCAAGATATTTTAAATGCCATGTGCTTAGTTAAGATATGCAAGCAACAATTATAA